The following is a genomic window from Nitrospira sp..
TTGGCTCCTCGCGCATACCCCGCCCCTCTATCCCTATCCCGTCGATGCGAAACTCGCAGCGAAGGGCGCCGCGATCTACACCGTCTACTGTGCCGGCTGCCATGGGTTGACCGGGCGGAATTTCGACGGCCAAGAAGTCGGCAAGGTCACGCCGATCGACCGGATCAACACGGATCGGCATCGATTGGACTCCTACACCTATGATCTCGCCGTAAACCAAAATCTTTTATACGCCGGGACGGATGATCCCAACGAGCGGTTCTCGCACTTCCGCAAGACGTTCGGTTACGCCAACATGCCGCTGGACGGACTATGGCTGCGCGCTCCCTATCTGCACAACGGCTCCGTGCCGACGGTGTGGGATCTCCTCGAACCGAGTTCACGCCGACCCCCGACGTTTTACCGAGGTTATGACGTATACGATCGAACCAAGGTCGGTTTTGTCTCGACCGTCGATACAGAGAACAGCCGGCGTTACTTCAAGTTCGATACGGCCATCCCCGGCAACTCCAACAGCGGGCACGAAGGCGAGCCGTACGGAACCGAATTGCCGGCGGCGGACAAGGCAGCGCTGGTCGAGTATCTCAAGACCTTTTAGGAATGATGGACCGTACGTCGTTCGGAGCGACACACATGTCGACGAAAGCAATACGTGGGCGGCGTACCATCAAAATGATCCTCTTCATCCTGCTCCTGTCGGCCGGCGCGACGGTCTTCCTGGGCTGGTACAAATTCTTTCGCGAAGAGCCCCAACCGACCTGGATCACGGCGGACCCGCACATGCGTTTCAAGTACGGCTCGATCGGCGCCGAGTATGACGCCGGTGTCCCCTACTGGATTTGGTACGTCTTGCCGCGCATGTTTCCGGAAAAACTCCCCGGTCCAGGCGGCTATTCGTCATTGGGGATTCTCTGGGAGCAGGGACAGGAGATGCCCATCGGCTTCACGAAACGGACCATCGGTTTTCCCCGGGTGGCCAATACCTGCTCCTCCTGCCACACGGCCAGTTATCGGTCCAGGCCGGACGAAAACCAGACCTTCGTCCCGACGGGGCCCAATCACACCCTGAATCTCGAAGCGTTCTTTCGCTTCATGATCGACTGCGCGAAGGATCCTCGTTTCAATCCCGACAATATGATGGCTGAGATCAATCTGTCGGCCGACCTCTCGATGCTCGACCGGATGATCTACCGATTCATCCTCATCCCGATCACGAAGAAGCGCTTGCTGGAACGCGAACAGCAGTTTGCCTGGATCTATCGGAAGGATTTTCCCGAATGGGGCCGCGGCCGCGACGATGCGATGAACCTGACGAAGTATTTCATGATCAAGTTCCCGATGGACGACAGCCTCGGACCGACCGATATGCCGTCGCTCTGGAATCTCAACAAATATAAGCCGGAGAAGGGTCATTTGATGAATCTCGCCGGCGACAGCCATGACGCCCGTTCGGTGATCATCGATTCGGCATTGGGCGTACTCGGCGCGGCACCGCACGACAAGGAAGAGTTTTTGCGACATGTCACCTGGTTCGAAGACTATCTCGGCTCTTACCCGCCGCCACGTTATCCGTTTTCGATCGATCAACAGAAGGCCGCAACGGGAAAGCTCCTGTTCGAGAAAACCTGCGCGCGCTGTCACGCGAGTGAACGAACCGGCACCCGCATTTCGACGGAAGAGGTGGGCACGGATCGAGGGCGGCTCGACAGCTGGAGCAAGCAGGCAGCCGTCGAGGCGAACAGGGTGGTCAGGGCCATGGGCATCGAACGTAAGGGCTTGGTAGAGGAAAATCCCAGCGGGTACATCGCAGCGTTTCTCGACGGCATCTGGCTCAAAGCACCCTACCTGCACAACGGCTCGGTCCCGACGATCCAGGACCTGCTCGAACCGGTCGAGAAGCGACCCAAGGTGTTCTATCGAGGCTACGACCTGTATGACCAGGCCAAGGTCGGATTCGTCACCTCAGGTTTGGAGGCCGAACGTATCGGCACACGCTATGACGTAAGGGAGCGCAGCAGCGGCAACCAGGGACACACCTACGGCACGGAACTGCAACAGAACGAGAAGGATGCGTTGGTGGAGTATCTGAAGACGCTCTGAACGCCATCGCTGTCACCCACCACGGGTTTGGCGCTTCGGAGCGCATGAGCGATTGAGCACTGCACTCGATGTGCGATATCGCTCAGCCGCATCATTGGACACGTCACATGCCTGGACGACGACGAGATCATTCCTTCCACCGCCCCCGGTCACGGCGCTACATCCAACGAACGATCCTCGTACAAATCCTTGAGGAATCTCGAACCTGCGAGGTCCTGCGATGCGCCTCGCATGGACCATAGTTTGTCGAGTGATCCCGTCCGATGGAAGAAGATTTTTGTCGTCTCTTCGACAGGGCCTGGCACGACTCTGGCTACGTATAGTACACTGGCCTAGCCTTGTGCGTAAGGAACGGGCCCTCTCACCATGGAACGGTGCAGGAGAAAGGCGAGCTGCTGCAATCCATGGACAACGGTCGATATCTCACTTCGCTTTGTGATTCAACACCGACCTTCTCCTCCTCGAACAGGACCGACAGCGGCGCCATGCACAAAGACCGCATGGCAGTCGGTCAAGGTTCTTCCTGTCCCGACACCGATCCGTTGATCACATTGCACAAGCAGAGGGCGGGTGGAGGCATACCTTAGGCCGACCTCCGCTGATACCATGTCGTTACAGTCACTCGATTTCATCGTCATCTTTCTGCCTCTCGCGCTCATCCTCCACATTCTGCTCAATAAGACCGGTTATGTACTCCTGGGGCAGGCCTGGCTCATCGGAGCGTCGCTGTTGTTCGCCGGCCTGCGAACGTTGTCGGATGTTGAACTGCTCCTGCTCTCGATCGCGCTCAACTTCTGTATCGGGTGGTTTCTCCACCGGCAGGCTTCGGCAACGAACTCTTCGCGTAAGGCCCTGCTGGCGGCGGGAGTGGTGATGAATCTCGCGGTACTCGGATATTTCAAGTACTCCGCGTTCGTCTTGGACAACATCGGTGCCGTCATGCAATCCGCCGTTCCATCGACCACCGAGTACCTTCCGCTCGGCATTTCATTCCTCACCTTTCAACAAGTCGCCTATCTGGTCGACGTATATCGAGGACAGGTCAAGACGTTCAACTTCATGCAGTACTGTGTATTCTGCTCGTTCTTTCCGAAACTCCTGGCCGGCCCGATCGTTCGGTACGGAGAGTTCGTGCCTCAGATCACGGACAGGGCGCACACCTGTTCGCCCGGGTCGTTGGCTGAGGGCATCACCCAGTTCGCGATCGGGTTGTTCAAGAAAGTCGTACTCGCGGACTCCTTGGCGAGCTATGCCGATCCCGTCTTCGCTGCCGGTTCCCAGGACGTGGGACTGGGCATGGTCGAAGCCTGGGGCGGGGTCTTGGCCTATAGCTTTCAACTGTATTTCGACTTTTCCGGCTATACTGACATGGCGCTCGGAGCAGCTCGGATGTTCGGCTTGACCCTGCCTCAGAATTTCGACTCACCCTACAAAGCGGCCGACATCATCGACTTCTGGAGACGATGGCACATGACCCTGTCGCGTTTCCTCCGCGACTATCTGTACATTCCGCTGGGCGGCAACAGAAAAGGACTGTTGCGGCAACAGTTCAACGTGATGATCACCATGGTACTCTGCGGACTCTGGCATGGAGCCGGCTGGACGTTCGTGATCTGGGGGGCTTTGCATGGCCTGTATCTCATGATCAATCATGGCTGGCGAAGGCTCGGCGTCAATTGTCCTCGGCCATTCGGATGGCTCCTCACCTTCGGCTCCGTCTCGTTCGCGTGGGTGTGGTTCCGGTCGGACAGCCTTTCGGCAGCTGCAAGGATTTCGGCCTCTCTGTTCGGATCGAACGGCTTGTGGGCGGACGGGCTCCGCAATGCGCTGCATCAGATGGAGAAGCCGGCGCCGCAATTTCAGTCCTTCGCGGAGTTCTTTCTTTCAGAGCAACTGAGGATCGTCGTTTCCTTCGACAAGTGGACGGTCTACCCGGTCACGGTGCTCCTGTCGGAGCCTGTCCTCCACACCATCTGGCTGCTCGCGGCGGCCTTGATCGTGTTCCGATTGCCCAACACAGGCGAATGGACGGACACGGCGGCGCACAATCCCGAGACCCTGTTCGCCGTGAGAAGGGCTGCGTTCGTCGGAGTACTCCTGTTTCTGACGTTGCTCGCGTCCATGACATCGCATCCTGGAAAGTTTATTTATCAGAGTTTTTGAGTGCCCATGAAGATCGCCTCACCGCTCGCCTATGTGGGAGTGACCGCGCTCACACTCACTCTTCTCTCCCTGCTGTATGCCGGAGCGTTCTTCTATCAGCTCGGCGCGTTGGTCTCGGCCGAGTACTGGATTTATGAAACCCAAATCGTGAAACACAAATTATTGGAAGAACATCGGAACACAAGGAAAATTCTCGTGACGGCCGGTTCCAGTGCATTTTTCGGGATCGATTCCAGTCGGATTGAGGCGACGCTCGGAATCCCGACGATCAATATGAGCATTCACGCCGGCCAACCGGTCGAATACCTCTTGAATGAGATCGAGCCCTATGTGAGCACGGGCGACATCGTAGTCTTGCCTCTGGAGTATGAACATTATAGTTCGACCACGGCCTACAATGGTTGGTTCACCGATCAGGTCATGGCATGGAACCAGGATTATTTCTGGCGCTTGAACGCGTACGACAAGCTCCGGTTCATGTTTGCGGTCCCGCCGCAGCGGGTGCTACTCGGGGTCATCACCCAGAGCCTGGGTGATCGCCTGGAACTCGTTCGAAAGAGACATCTCAAGAGCCCCGATCAGATCCTCGACCGATTCCGTACCGCCTGGGCTCAAAAAGACCATCGGCCGGCCGAAATGTATTCGTTTTTGAACAGCGATCGGCACGGGGATGCGATAGCCACAACGCCGGAACCTCAAGCAAACCAGTGGCTGGACCCATATGTATTGGATCATGATTTTGTCGAGTCGCCGTATTTCTGGCTGATGTTGAAGGACTTCGTCGTTCGTTGCCGAGAGAGAGGCGTCGACCTCTACATCGCCTGGCCTCCGATCATGGAAGGCCTTGTGGACTTCGATGCGCCCCGAATCTCGCATGCCGTGAACGTGATCAAGAGCCGGCTTAAGGAACTGGGAGTCCAGACACTTGGAAATCCCTCCGATTTTCAGTATGGTCGAGGACAATTCACGGGCAACCGATACCACCTGACCAAGCAGGGAAAGGCCGAACATACGACCAGACTGCTCGGCCATTTGTTAAGCGCGATACGCTCGGTTCCGCATCAGAAACAGTACAAGATTGTGAAGACCGGCCCCCCCGCTCGACCATGACCTCACCCTCGATCGGCAGGCCCTTCCCTGTTCTGCTCATAGGCCTAATCGTCCTCGGCACCTGGACCGTCGAATCCCGTAGCGACGACCATCACGCCGTCGGACAGTCGGGCACCATCTCGTCGAAGCCCACGACTCCGGAGGCCTATCACAAGGAGGACTGGCGGCTGGAGCGCCTCGCTGAATTGAATGAGGTCGCTCGACGCGGCAATATCGACCTCCTCTTCCTGGGCGACTCCATCACACAGGGATGGAAGAAGGCCGGGAAACATGTCTGGGACAGATATTACGCTCGACGCCGCGCCGCCAATTTTGGAATGGATGCCGACCGGGCTCAGCATGTGCTCTGGCGAATCGAACAGGGACACTTCGAGCGGATTCACCCCAAGGCCGTCGTCCTCTTGATCGGAACCAACAATGCGTCCTCCGGCGAAACAGCACAAGAAATAGCCGCGGGCGTCATGGCCGTCGTATACACACTTCGGGAGAAGATCCCGGAGAGCCGCATTCTTCTGCTGGCGATCTTCCCGGCAGGCGAGCGACCGGACAATCCGCAGCGAATGAGGATCGCTGCCGCCAATGCCGCCGTGCGATCGATCGCCGACGGTCGAATGGTCCGCTATCTGGACATCGGCAACCGGTTCATGAATCCAGACGGCACGATTCCACAAAGCCTGATGCCGGACTTTTTGCACCTGAGCCCCCGTGGATATGAGGTGTGGGCCGAAGCCATCGAACCGGCGGTACAAGAGCTGATGGGAGAACCGTAGCACCAGCCCCTTCGAATACAAGGTTCCCTGCCTCCAATGACCGAAACACTGCTGTATCCGACTGGATTCGGCTCCGTATCGGTCCGGATACGCCCACCTCGATCAGCACCGCCGTTCCTTGCCCGTTGAAAGAGAAACGGACCGACGGTTTCTCAACGAAAGCAAATGGTTGGGATGCGGACTGCCGGCGCCGGTCCTCCCTGCAGCAGCTGGCATGTCAGTTGCCTGACATCCAACGGGTAACTCGTTTACTCAAAGGAGGTCCGGTGACCATCCAGGCCACTCTGAGAGATATCGTTCTCGCAATAGGCTCAAGTTTCGTCATCGGACTGACCGCCTCCGCCGTGCTTGCCATCGAGCAAACTCCGCCGACTCCATCGAGCCCGTCCTCCACTAGCACAGCGCAGCAGGCAACAACGTCGGCTTCACCCTCCGGATCATCTCCTGCAATGAGAACAAACGGGCCCACGACCAGAGTCTACATGCCGGACGGTCAACTGAAGTCGCACTCGATTCGCGTCTATGTGACACCCGATATCCCTCCCAACCAGCATCCTCGACTCCGACTGTTGCGCAGCCACGCCGTCACCAAGAAAGCGGTGGATGAAGCCAGGCGGGAAGAGCCTGGTCTTGTCGCGCCGGGCCAAGAATGGGTCGAGGTCGTGGACGGCCAGGCGGTTCGACGGTCCGGGACACTGCTGCTCTTTGACCTCAGCCACCTCGACTTCGACTACAAGGCCATGCTGCGGGTGATGCCAGTGGTCTCGTGGGGAGAAGGCGCAAATGAACGGATCGCCGTCGGCGAGCAGGAGATCAATGTCGGGAACATCGTGGCCGCCATCGGTTGGACAGCGCTCGTTGTGGGGGCGGCGATTCTCATCGTGATCCTGCTCTCACGGCGGATGGGCGGAAGCCCCCTCCTGCTCCTGACCGGCGTGGACGGCCACCTCTCCCTCGCCCAAACACAAATCGCCTGCTGGACGGTCGCTGTCGGGAGTGTGGTGCTCGGCTACGGGTTCATCAAGCTTGAGATCCCAAATATTCCGACTTCTCTTCTCGCCCTCATGGGGGCCTCTCTTACGACGGGTGGCATCGCCTTTTTCCAAGACGGGAAAAAACAGCAAACAGCCATCACCACCGGTGCGGCGGCAACCCCGCGTACGTTGGCCTTGGGAGACCTCATCCGCGTGTTTCCCTCGGGGCAGGCATCGGAGCTCTCACTCGCCAAGGCGCAGATGCTGTTCTGGACGGTCCTCTTGCTCGTGCTGTTCCTCTCGAAGAGCATCCTCGACGGAACGATCTGGGAAGTTCCGTGGGGGCTCGTTGCGTTGATGGGATTCAGTCAGGCTGGTTATTTGGCCCCGAAACTGACGCCATAGTCATAGGAACCGGGAGAGAAGGTGTCGAGTGTCTCCGCGTACAGCGGTGAATTCCTGAACCATTTCAATGAGTGTGCGGACCCGACATAAGATCGGAGATCATCAGCACCATAGGGCCATTCGGACCTGGACGACCGACCCTATGAGTCTGCCTTGCGAGAATGATACTACGTAGTGGCTTGTACGATTCTCACGAGACTTCATTGAATATACAGTAGGTCCTGCCCAGACTGTTGCGTCATGGCTTGTTTTCCGCCGAAGACCCTTTTCTATCGCGCCCGGACTTCGAACAAAGGGAAGACGTCGTCCCCATGGAAATGCACGCCGATACTGCCGATAAAAACGTGTTGGTTGCAGACTGGAACAGGACTCGCCTTCATCACATCGCAGAAGCGCTTCGTGCTTCTTGTCGCGTCGCGTCGATTCATACGTGCGACCGAATCGTTCCGGCCATTCACCGTCTGGTTCCCTCCGTCGTGATTCTTCCGCTTCGCTGGCATTCCGCTGACTGCACATGTTCATCGAACACGTGCTTAGGGGAACGAGTCCTCGACACGGTGGTCTCCCTGCCTCAGCCGCCTGTGACAATCGCTCACGCCGAGTCCACCCAATACTTTTCGCTGCCAGACTACCGTTGGTCTTTCGCCAAAGGCGTCGCGGTTCTGCTGGACCAATCCGATCCGAAGTTCTATGCCGAACTCAGAGCGAACGTCCTCACGGCTCTGGAGCGGACCACCGACAACGATGGAAGAGCGCACTCGTTTCCGGACTACATCCCGTTGGTGGGATCAAGCGCAGCGATACATAACGTGCGAGAACAGGTACTGAAGGCGGCCCATCTCGGTAATGTTCCGGTCCTGATTACCGGCGACTCAGGAACCGGCAAAGAACTCGTGGCGAGGGGAATCCATCGGTTGGATGCCAAGCGCGCACGGAGGCCATTCGTTGCCGTCAATTGCAGTGCCATCTCAAGCACCCTCGCTGAAAGCGAGTTCTTCGGTCATAAACGTGGTGCGTTTACGGACGCCATCGCAGATCGTCAAGGGTATTTTCGGGCCGCCCACGGTGGAGTGTTGTTTCTCGATGAGATCAGCGAACTCGATCAACGCTTACAGCCTAAGTTGCTACGGGTGCTTCAGGAAGGAACCGTTCGTCCGGTCGGGAACGAACACGAGGAGAAGATCGACGTCCGGATCATCGCGGCCAGCAACAAGGATTTACCGGCACAGGTGGCATGCGGCGCGTTTCGGATGGACCTTTATCAGAGGCTCGATGTCTTCTCGATGCGGCTTCCTCCCCTCAAGGCCCGCAAGGAAGACATTGCGCCACTCGTGCGGCATTTCATTACAAAGCACGCCTCCTGTTACACCGGAACGATTCATGACATCGACTCACGAGTGCTCGATCTTCTCACGACGCTGGACTACGATGGCAACGTCCGGGAACTGGAAAACCTCATACGAAAGATACTGTTCCAGAAAGTAGAGGGAGACAGCATCGACATGGCGGATTTACCGCAGGAAATTCAGAGCCATACTTGCGTCGGAAGTTTTTCCGATAGCCTGGATCCCCTTGCTGACGCGTTGTTTGAACAGGTCAAGCACGGGATGTCCTGTAGCGAGGCACTCGCAGAGTGTGAGCGGCTCTTGTTCAAACGGGCCATGCAGGAAAGTAGAGGTTGTCGTTCGAAAATGGCTGCCCTGCTGAAGCTTTCCCCACGCACTCTCTTTAACAGGCTGCGCGCCCGCGGCTTACTCACTCCCACGCAATAACTGAAGCGGAACGAGCCACAATCTGAAAAGACTCCTCCGGTCGAAGTCCATCTCGGGAGAGTCCTGTCTCCGCGACGGTCTCACGGTACTCGCTCCAGCCGTTTCCGCGTGCTGAACCGTCCTTGCCACTACGTACGCTGAAACGATCGATGACCGCACCGCTCACTGCGGTACGCACCCATACCGACGGAGTCATGTTCGGATTGAGGTTGAATTTCGGCAAGATGTTTCTTGCGACTGTCATCGCGTTTCCTCGACGACATTGTTCTGCAAAGGCAAGAGCTTAGGCCGAACGCGCAAGAACGGTGGCTCATTGAGCCGGAAACATTTTTCTCACTGTTGTCATCGTCACGAAAAACGGAGTGATCGTAACCTCACGGCAACACGTAGAAGTTTTTACCGCCATTTTCCATCCAGTCACGGCACAAAACGTGTACGCAACATCCGCATGCTCCGCATCTCACCTATCAGCGAGTTCGTAATGTTCTTGCATCACAGACACTCGTGCGGAGGAGCCATGTCGGAAGGAGGTGACAGGTCGTCGCATACCGAGCACCGGGATGTTCCACCAGTTATCTGGTTTAACCGTTAAGAGGAGGATGTCATGAAGCACGTGATGATCACGGCGGCAGCGGTGGCATTGGCCTTCGGCCTTGCGCCCTTCGCAAAAGCTCAAACAGTCGACAACGGCAGCGCCGCGGCCAATGACCATTCGAGGGCTGCGGTGAAGACAAAAGTCGATGACAGCTATAACGAGAAGACGATCTGGGATGGAAAAGCCAAAAACTCCGGAGCCTTCGGGGCGGCCGCCAACAACCATTCGACGGCCTGGACCAGGTTGGATGTGGATCTGAACAACGCGTTCAACAAGACCACGATCGTCAATACCACCAAACTCGACGGGTATGTCTCACATAACAAAATCGACCACATCGGTAATTACGGAGGCTACGCCTACAATAACGGAAATGACGGCGGGCGCGGTGGAGATGGCGGCTACTCCACAGCCAAAGCTCGGTCCGGGGATGCCTACGGCGGCGACGGTGGCAGGGGCGGTTATGCCAAAGCCAACGGCGGCTATGCCGACGGCGGAAGGGGTGGCTATGCGAACGGAGGAGCCGGCGGCTCTTCCAACGGGACCAACGGTGGTCAATCCAACGGCGGCGACAATCGTGACAACAGCGCCCGTGACGCTGAATGGACAGGCGGAGCAGGCGGTACGGCAACCGGTGGACACGGTGGCCAGGCACAAGGCGGAAACGGCGGGACAGCCAACGGTGGCCGCGGCGGGGACGGCGGCTATGCAAACAGCGGACACGCGGACGCGCGATCCACTGCCGGATACGGTGGAAACGGCGGCCGAGGCGGAGATGCGTACGGCGGAAACGCCGGAACCTTCAATGCCTCGAATACGCTCTCAGGACTGACCGGCGCTGCCGGCGTGACCGTCGCCATTCAGAACACGGGGATCGCGGCCTTGCAGCAGGTCGGCGTCACCACCATGGCGAATGTCACGGTAGGTCGCTAAGCGGATCGGGCTGGAGGAACATCCGTTCCTCCAGCCGTGCTGCGCACCATTGTGTGACCAGAAAGGGCATCATGCGTACCTACTTCTCGATAGTGGGGAGTGTCCTGTGGCTCTGTGTGGGTCTGGCTCACGCCGGCTCGCCGGAGAAGCCCGAAATGGCGTCGTGGAGCAAGCCTGTCCCCGAGACGCGGTTAGATTCTCACCGTGGAGGAACGGACTCAGGTCCGCTCACGATCAATGCGAACTTCCTGAACGCCAAATTGAACGACAATGCCGCCATCGATAACGTGACCGGTCATAATACGATCACCGGCAACGCGTTCGCGGGGGCGAGCGGCCTTCCGATCGTCATCCAAAATTCCGGCAACAATGTGATTATTCAGAGCGGCACCGTCCTGAACCTCACGATAAAGTAGGCTTCGATGCGGAGAACTCATGCCATCGGATGCATAGTTGCTTTGATGTTGGCGACAGCCACCGGAGCGTTGGCAGCCACGATCGAGGTGACTCCTGGGGTCGGGAGCCGCATGTTGCTCCACATCTGGAGTATGCGTGAGCTCAAAGTTCGCTCTGTCATCCTCCAGAAATATGATTTCAGTTGCGGCTCGGCCGCTGTCGCGACGCTCCTGACCTACCACTATGGCTTTCCCATCACGGAAGAAGCGGCGTTCCGCACGATGTTCGACCACGGTGACCAGCAAAAAATCAGACATCAGGGCTTTTCACTTCTGGACATGAAGCGATTTTTAACGGCTCACGGCTTTCCTGCCGATGGGTTCGAAGTCTCGTTGGATGATGTGTCGAAGGCCGGTATTCCGGCGATCGTGTTGATCGTAGATAACGGCTATCACCACTTTGTGGTGATCAAAGGCATGCGAGGCGATAAGGTGCTGCTCGGTGATCCAGCGGTCGGATTACGCGTGGTGCCGAGAGCACAATTTGAGGCCTCCTGGCCGAATCGAGTCGTCTTCGTCATCCATGATTCCCAGACACGAGGCGAATTCAATACCGGTCGCGACTGGAGTGTCCGTCCGACCTCCCCGCTCGGGCGACCACTGAGCCCCGACACCCTGAACAACATCGTCCTATTACGACCAGGAGGGAGGGATTTTTGATGGATCGAGTATCGAAATCGATCCGCTCTGTGACACCGTTCCTCATCCTCGCGATCCTGGGCATACACTCTATTGTTCAGGCTATGGCATACGAGAGGGAGGAAGATTTCACACGCCTGATGCCGGTGAGCGAGGAAGCGTTGGGCGAGATGCGAGGGGGCTTTCAACGCGAGCCGAACGGCCCTGTTCTGTCATTTGGAATTGAGAGGAGTGTCTTTCTCAATGGTAAGTTGATCAATTCAACCGTCCTTAATATCCCGGATCTGTCGAAATTAACCGCCGACTCCTCTCATACCCTCACGCTCGTCCAAAACGGACGAGGGAATACGGTTCCCGCTGACCTGTCCGCACTACCGACATTGATGACCGTCCTTCAAAACTCCAGGGACAATCAAACTCTTCAGACACAAACCGTCATCAATGCCACTGCGACGGCGCTCAGTTTGTCCCGAGCACTCGCACTCGGTACCGCGCTCTCGCAGGCCACGTTAGGCACGATCCGACATTAACCATGACGATCGCAGGAAAGCCGGCGATGACGACAGTGGTTCCGGCAGGCAAGAATCGTCCAGCCGTCCCGCCCTCACTCAGCAAATGTCGCCGC
Proteins encoded in this region:
- a CDS encoding Response regulator of zinc sigma-54-dependent two-component system, whose product is MEMHADTADKNVLVADWNRTRLHHIAEALRASCRVASIHTCDRIVPAIHRLVPSVVILPLRWHSADCTCSSNTCLGERVLDTVVSLPQPPVTIAHAESTQYFSLPDYRWSFAKGVAVLLDQSDPKFYAELRANVLTALERTTDNDGRAHSFPDYIPLVGSSAAIHNVREQVLKAAHLGNVPVLITGDSGTGKELVARGIHRLDAKRARRPFVAVNCSAISSTLAESEFFGHKRGAFTDAIADRQGYFRAAHGGVLFLDEISELDQRLQPKLLRVLQEGTVRPVGNEHEEKIDVRIIAASNKDLPAQVACGAFRMDLYQRLDVFSMRLPPLKARKEDIAPLVRHFITKHASCYTGTIHDIDSRVLDLLTTLDYDGNVRELENLIRKILFQKVEGDSIDMADLPQEIQSHTCVGSFSDSLDPLADALFEQVKHGMSCSEALAECERLLFKRAMQESRGCRSKMAALLKLSPRTLFNRLRARGLLTPTQ
- a CDS encoding putative poly(beta-D-mannuronate) O-acetylase, encoding MSLQSLDFIVIFLPLALILHILLNKTGYVLLGQAWLIGASLLFAGLRTLSDVELLLLSIALNFCIGWFLHRQASATNSSRKALLAAGVVMNLAVLGYFKYSAFVLDNIGAVMQSAVPSTTEYLPLGISFLTFQQVAYLVDVYRGQVKTFNFMQYCVFCSFFPKLLAGPIVRYGEFVPQITDRAHTCSPGSLAEGITQFAIGLFKKVVLADSLASYADPVFAAGSQDVGLGMVEAWGGVLAYSFQLYFDFSGYTDMALGAARMFGLTLPQNFDSPYKAADIIDFWRRWHMTLSRFLRDYLYIPLGGNRKGLLRQQFNVMITMVLCGLWHGAGWTFVIWGALHGLYLMINHGWRRLGVNCPRPFGWLLTFGSVSFAWVWFRSDSLSAAARISASLFGSNGLWADGLRNALHQMEKPAPQFQSFAEFFLSEQLRIVVSFDKWTVYPVTVLLSEPVLHTIWLLAAALIVFRLPNTGEWTDTAAHNPETLFAVRRAAFVGVLLFLTLLASMTSHPGKFIYQSF
- a CDS encoding C39 family peptidase — encoded protein: MRRTHAIGCIVALMLATATGALAATIEVTPGVGSRMLLHIWSMRELKVRSVILQKYDFSCGSAAVATLLTYHYGFPITEEAAFRTMFDHGDQQKIRHQGFSLLDMKRFLTAHGFPADGFEVSLDDVSKAGIPAIVLIVDNGYHHFVVIKGMRGDKVLLGDPAVGLRVVPRAQFEASWPNRVVFVIHDSQTRGEFNTGRDWSVRPTSPLGRPLSPDTLNNIVLLRPGGRDF